One Amblyomma americanum isolate KBUSLIRL-KWMA chromosome 8, ASM5285725v1, whole genome shotgun sequence DNA window includes the following coding sequences:
- the LOC144100429 gene encoding ubiquitin domain-containing protein UBFD1-like, protein MLNKSGGKVRLTFKLELDQVWIGTKERTEKINMSSIKQVISEAIEGHEEYHIMALQLGTTEASRYWIYWVPAQYVDAIKDTILGK, encoded by the exons ATGCTAAATAAATCTGGAGGGAAGGTCCGCCTCACTTTCAAGCTGGAGCTCGATCAGGTCTGGATTGGTACAAAAG AGAGGACAGAAAAAATCAACATGAGCTCCATCAAACAAGTTATCAGTGAAGCCATTGAGGGTCACGAAGAATATCACATCATG GCTCTTCAGCTTGGAACAACAGAAGCGTCTCGGTACTGGATCTACTGGGTTCCCGCACAGTACGTGGACGCCATCAAAGACACCATCCTGGGAAAATAG